The following DNA comes from Cellulomonas soli.
AGCGTGAACCCGCCGGCCGTCGCGGCGGCGACCACGTCGTCGTAGCGGGCGGGGTCGACGACCACGGCCACGCTCGGGTGGTTCTTGGCAGCGGCACGCACCATCGACGGCCCGCCGATGTCGATCTGCTCGACGCACTCGTCCGGGCCCGCACCCGAGGCGACGGTCGCGGTGAACGGGTACAGGTTGACCACGACCAGCTCGAAGGGCGCGACACCGAGCTCGTCGAGCTGGGCGAGGTGGTCGGGACGACGGGTGTCGGCCAGGATCCCGGCGTGCACGCGCGGGTGCAGCGTCTTCACACGCCCGTCGAGGCACTCGGGGAACCCGGTGAGCTCCTCGACGCGCGTGACGGGCACACCGGACGCCGCGACGGTGGCGGCCGTCGAGCCGGTGGAGACGAGCTCGACGCCGGCCGCGTGCAGCGCCGTGGCGAGCTCGACCAGGCCGGTCTTGTCGTAGACGCTCAGCAGCGCGCGACGCAGCGGGCGACGGGTGTCGGCGGCGGCGGGATCGGCGACGGGGGCCAACGGGGACAGGTCGTGCGACATGGCGACTCCTGGGTCGAGACCGCGAGGGACGACGCGGCCGGTGCGAGGACACGGACCCAGGCACCCAGGCGGACGGTGCTCTGCAGGGGGACTGCTCGGCCGCTCCCCGGTGGTCGATCCCACCTCGGTTCGCCAGTCACGGCCGCGGCCGAGTCTACCGGCACCCGGCTACGAGGCCGCCTCAGCCGCCGGCGGGCACGACCACGCGTCGCCCGTCGACCCGCAGGCCTCCACGGGCGATCCGTCCCACCCACTCGACCAGCAGCGCGCGCTCGACGACCTTGATCCGCTCGTGCAGCGTCTCCTCGTCGTCCCCGTCGAGGACGGCGACGGCCGCCTGCGCGACGATCGGGCCGGTGTCCACCCCCGCGTCCACGACGTGCACCGTGCACCCGGTCACACGCGCGCCGTAGGCGAGCGCATCACGCACGCCGTGCGCCCCCGGGAACGCGGGCAGCAGCGCCGGGTGGGTGTTCACCACCCGGTCGGCGAACCGCTGCAACACGGGCGCCCCCAGGATCCGCATGAAACCCGCGCTCACCACGACGTCCGGACGGAAGACGGCGATCGCCTCGGCGAGCGCGGCGTCCCACGCGGGCCGGTCGGCGAAGTCCGCCGGTGCGACGACCGCCGTCGGCACCCCGGCTGCGCGCGCGAGCGACAACCCCCCGGCACCGGACCGGTCGCTGACCACGCCGACGACACGTCCGCCCCACGTCGCGTCGTCGTGCACGTCCAGCAGCGCCGCGAGATTCGTCCCGGCGCCGGACACGAGCACCACGACCCGTCCGGAGGTGCGGGTGGGCGCCGCGGGTGGCACGGGGCCGTCGGCGGCGCCGGCTGCGGTGCCGGCTGCGGCGGGGCGGGTCGGCTGGCTCGTCACGCGCCGACCCTAGCCCGACCCCCGACCGGACGCCCCGGCACTCCAGGGCACGCACACGCGCAGCGCGGGCACGGCCGGACACGACCGGGCACGTCCCCCGGGTGCGCGAGAATGCCCGGGTGAGCAACCCGTACGCGCCGCCGGACCCGACCCGCGAGGCCCCCGCATCGCCGCCCGCAGGTCCGAGCCACCCGCGAGCGCCGCACGGGCCCACCCCCGCAGGCATGCCGGGACACCCCGGACCGCGCCCGGCGCCGACCCCGCGCCCGGTCGACGAGGCCCTGGCTGCACGGGCCGCCTGGCACGCGCGGCTGTTCGGGCTCCTGGTGCTCTCCTCGCTGCTGGTCAGCACGCTGCCGCTGCCCTGGCAGGCCGCCTCGCTCGTGTTCGCCCTGGTGGGGCTCGTGGTCGGTGGCCGGGCGCTGCAGCTGGCGCTGCGCTCGGGCGCCCGCGGCAGCCTGCCTGCCGCGCTCGGGCTCGGTGTCGCGGTGGCGTTCTTCTGGTCGTTCGTGACGGCCGGCATGCTGCTGCTGTGGCCCGTGCAGGTCGCCCATCAGGAGTGCGTGGCGGGTGCCCTCACGGTGAGCGCCCGGCACGCGTGCGAGCAGCAGTACGAGCAGGACCTCAAGGACTGGCAGTCCCGGCTCGAGCAGCGGGCCGCGACGGCCTGAGGACCGCGTCGGCCCACGGACACACCGGCAGCGACCGCCCACTGCACGTCACTGCACGTCACGTCACGGCCGTCAGTCGCGTGCGGGCACGGTCTCCGAGCGGGTGTCGTTCTCGGCGCCGTCCCTCGCGCCTGCCGGATCGACCCCGGTCGTCCCGGTCGTCGCACCGGGCCGCACCTGACGCCGCCCACCGCGCAGGGCGGACCGGACCAAGGGTTCACCGGGCACGGCGAGCAGCAGCGCGCCGACCAGCACCTCGGCCGCGACCGCTCCCGCGACCGACCACGGCGCGCCCCCGACGACCGCCATGCTGCCCGGACCCACCGGGCCGGAGGCGAGCCGGACGAGCACCAGCGTGAGGGCACCGGCGGTCAGCGCGAGCGAGCCGAGCGCCACGAACAGGTCACGCACACGCTCCACACGCAGGCGTCGGTGCACCGCCCAGCCGACCAGCGCACCCACCATCACCACGAGGACGGGCGCGTAGGCCATCGCACCGCCGGCGGCGTCCGGCGTCGGCAGGGCACCGAGCATGGGGATCGTCGGCAGCGGGACGGCCACCACCTCGGCGGGCGCGAACCGGCTGCCGTCCCCGACGGCGAAGCCCGGACCAGCCACCCAGCTCAGCGCCCACACGACGAGGTTGGGGACGAACGCCAGCTCGGTCACGGCGAGCACGGCACCGCCGATGACGTCGAGGTTGAGCGCACGCACCAGGTCCGTGACGGTCGCCCGCCCCGCGAGGACCCAGACGGAGGAGAGCACGGCGGCCACCACGACGAGCACCGCGACCGCGAGCAGGCCGGCGGCCGACCCCACCCGCACGGGCGCGGGCACCCGCGTCCAGACCGGTCGGGTCAGCGCGCGCCAGGTCGGTGCCTCGGGGCGCGCCAGCAGCCCTCCGCCGAGGCCCGCCGCACCGACCACGGCCGCCCCGAGGAGGGCGGCCATCAGCCTCCAGCCGCCGACACCCACGGCCAGTGCGACCAACGACGCGACCAGCACGTAGGCGAGGACCCCGGCCGTGAAACCGGCGCGGGTCGCCAGGCCGGACCTGCGGGCGGAGGCGTAGCAGCTGAACACCGCCAGGGCGCTCACGCCGAGCGGCACCAGACCGACCGTCGTGCCCCCGACGTCCATCGGCACGCCGTGCCCGAGCAGCCACAGCCCGGCGCCCACCCCGACCGAGCGGAACCAGCCGACGCCCTCGTTGGACGGGTCGGCCGACGTGGCGACGTAGGCGACGACCGCCGGGACCACGAGCACGAGCAGCGAGAGCAGCGCCCCCTGGACCGCGCACAGCACGCCGCCGATCCAGCGGGGCGCACCGTCGATCGCGCTCGTGAAGAACGGTGCCCGACGTCGCTCGTCGCCCGAGAGCACGCGACGAGGTGCCCGACCTCCGGCAGGGGTCGCCCCGGTCCGTGGTGGGGTGTCGCTCACGGCCTCATCGTCGCCGGGGCGGGCGGCCTGCGTGGCCAACCCGACCCGGCGCGTCGCGCACGAGTGTGCGAGGAACCTCTGGGGCGGCCGTCAGGACAGCAGCGCGCGGGCGAGCGCGGCCGTCTCCGACGGGGTCTTGCCGACCTTGACGCCGGCGGCCTCGAGGGCCTCCTTCTTGGCCTGCGCGGTGCCGGACGAGCCGGACACGATCGCACCGGCGTGGCCCATCGTCTTGCCCTCGGGGGCGGTGAAGCCTGCGACGTAGCCGACGACCGGCTTGGTGACGTGCTCGGCGATGTAGGCCGCGGCACGCTCCTCGGCGTCGCCGCCGATCTCGCCGATCATGACGATGACCTCGGTGTCCGGGTCCGCCTCGAACGCGGCGAGCGCGTCGATGTGGGTGGTGCCGATGATGGGGTCGCCGCCGATGCCGACGGCCGTGGAGAACCCGAGGTCCCGCAGCTCGTACATCATCTGGTACGTCAGCGTGCCCGACTTGGACACCAGGCCGATGCGGCCCGGGCCGGTGATGTCGGCCGGGATGATGCCGACGTTGGACTTGCCGGGGCTGATCAGGCCGGGGCAGTTCGGGCCGACCAGGCGCACACCCTTGTCCTGCGCGTAGGTGAAGAACTCGGCGGTGTCTGCCACCGGCACGCCCTCGGTGATGATGACGGCCAGCGGGATGCCCGCGTCGACGGCCTCGATGACGGCGGCCTTGGTGTGGGCCGGCGGCACGAAGATGACGGACACGTCGGCACCGGTCTCGGCGATGGCCTCGGCCACCGTGCCGAACACGGGCACGTCGACGGTGCCGTCACCGGTACCGGCGGGGAAGGTCACCGACGTGCCGGCCTTGCGGGGGTTGACGCCACCGACGACCTGCGTGCCGGAGGCCAGCATGCGCGTGGTGTGCTTCTGCCCCTCCGAGCCGGTCATGCCCTGGACGATGACCTTGGACGTCTCGGTCAGGAAGATCGCCATGTCTGCTGTTCTCTCGTCTCTTCGGAGGTCGGCGGGTCAGGCGACCGAGGCCAGGCGGGCGGCCTCGTCGGCGCCGCCGTCCATCGTGTCGGCGAGGGTGACGAGCGGGTGGCCGGCCTCGGCCAGGATCCGCCGCCCCTCGAGGACGTTGTTGCCGTCGAGGCGCACGACCAGCGGCTTGGACGCCTCGTCGCCGAGGATCTCCAGCGCGGCCACGATGCCGTTGGCGACCGCGTCGCACGCGGTGATGCCGCCGAAGACGTTGACGAACACCGACTTGACCTGCGGGTCGGTGAGGATGATGTCCAGCCCGGCCGCCATGACCTCGGCCGAGGCGCCGCCACCGATGTCGAGGAAGTTGGCGGGCTTGACGCCACCGTGCGCCTCGCCGGCGTAGGCGACGACGTCGAGCGTGCTCATGACCAGGCCCGCACCGTTGCCGATGATGCCGACCTCGCCGTCGAGCTTGACGTAGTTGAGGTCCTTCTCCTTGGCGCGCGCCTCGAGCGGGTCGGCGGCGGCCTTGTCCTCGAGTGCGGCGTGGTCGGCGTGCCGGAAGTCCGCGTTGGCGTCGAGCGTGACCTTGCCGTCGAGCGCGACGATCTCGCCGTCCTGCGTGAGCACGAGCGGGTTGACCTCGACGAGCGTGGCGTCCTCCTCGCGGTAGACCAGCCACAGCTTCTGCAGCACGTCGGCGACCTTGCCGGCGATCTCGGGGGCGAACCCGGCGGCGGCGACGATCTGGTCGGCCTTCGCCTGGTCGATGCCCGTGCGCGGGTCGACGGCGACCTTGGCGAGCGCGTCGGGCCGCTCGACGGCGAGCTGCTCGATCTCCATGCCGCCCTCGACGGAGCACATCGCCAGGTAGCGGCGCTCGGCGCGGTCGAGCAGGAGCGAGAAGTAGAACTCCTGGGCGATCTGCGCGCCGGCCGCGATCATCACGCGGTGCACGGTGTGGCCCTTGATGTCCATGCCGAGGATCTCGGCGGCGCGCTCGGCGGCCTCGTCGGCGGACCGGGCGAGCTTGACGCCACCGGCCTTGCCGCGGCCGCCGGTCTTCACCTGCGCCTTGACGACGACCACGCCCCCGGTGCCATCAGCCCCGCCGAGGAGCTGCGCCGCACCCGCGCGGGCCTCCTCGGGCGTCGTGGCGACCACCCCGCCGAGCACGGGCACGCCGTGCTTCTCGAAGATGTCGCGTGCCTGGTATTCGAACAGGTCCACCGCGTGGGGTCCTTCCGTCGACCTCGTGCCCTGACCGTGCGGCGCGCCCGTGCTGGGCCGGCCTGCCCTGCCGGGCCGGCTGCTGTGCCGCCGTCGATGCTAGCCGTGCCGGGCAGTTATCTCCACATCGAGATATCCGGCTCCGAGGCCGCGCCCTCGGCATGCCATCGCGGCCCCAACCCGGTCCCAACACGGGCCCAACCCGGGCCCATCGAGGCCTCATCCCCTGGTCGTCCCGAGGGTCGGACGAGCAGGCAGCGCGGGCGCTGCGCCACGTCAGAGGGCCGCGGACGACAGACCGCTGCGCCCGCCCGGCGCTCCCAGGTGCCGTGGCGCGAGCTCCTCCTGCAGCACCAGGGACGCCGCCCCGACCGCAGCGGCGTCGGCCGTCTGCGGCGAGAGCGAGACGCGCACGCGATGCTTGGCGGCGGCGAAGAACTCCTCCTCGAGCCGCCGTTCGACGATCGTCAGGTAGAGCGAGCCGGCCGTCGTGAACGAGGGCCCGGCGAGCACCAGCGAGTCCAGGTCGAGGATGTTCGCGACAGCCACGGCCGCGTCGGCGAGGTACTCGGCGGACTCCTCGACCAGCGCGACCGACAACGGGTCGCCGTGCACGGCCGCGGTGGCCACCGCGGCGAAGTCCGTGAACGGGTCGCCGTCCACGCTCAGCTGTGCGATCGAGGACCGGCCCGCCGCGACCGCAGCCCGTGCGCGGGCCGCCACGGCGCGCGGGGCCGCCAGGTCCTCGACGGTCGCGCCGGGCGAGCGGTGATCGCGGTGCAGGCGCATCCGACCGAGGGGCCCGGTGTTCGAGCTCGCACCGCGGTACACCGACCCGGCGATCACGATGCCCGCCCCGATGCTCGCACCCATGTAGATCGTGCAGTGCGCCGCCGACCCGGGGATGCGCCCGCTCCAGAACTCCCCGATCGCGGCCGCCGTCGCGTCGTTGTCGAGCACGACCGGCAGGCCGGTGGCCTCCGCGAGCGCGGTCCGCACCGGGAACCTCTGCCACCGTTCGAGCGTCCGGGAGACCAGCACGGCACCCTCGTCGAGGTCCAGCGCACCGGCCACGGCGAGCCCGACCCCGACCACCGCCGACCGGTCGACGTCGGCAGCCGTCAGCAGCACGTCGACCTGCTCGGCCAGCGTGGCCACCACGTCGCGCGGGTCACGCGAGCGGGCACCGCGCACGCGCGTCCGGGCCACCACGAACCCGCGCGCGTCGACCACCACCACCACGATCCAGTCGGCACCGAGCTGGATCCCCACGCTGCACCGGGCGAGCCGGTCGAGCGTGAGCATCACGCGCGGCTTGCCACCGGTGTACTCGCGCACGCCCGTCTCGCGGAGCAGACCCTCGTCGATGAGAGCCCGCACCGCGTGCGAGATGGCCGCCTGCGTCAGCCCCGTCGCCTCGGCGAGCTCCACCCGGCTGATCGGCGCGCGGGTGCGGACCAGGTCGAGCACCAGTCTGCGGCTGACCGAGACCGACCGTCCGGCACGTCGGTCGCCGCGGGACCCCGGCGGCACTCCCTGTGCCTGAGGCATGCGGCCAGTATGACCTGCGGGCCCATACTGCATGCCATGACGACACGCACCGGCGCGGGCCGTGCGCCGCGGTTCGGCGTCGCGCTGCAGCCCACCGTCGACGACCGCGGGCTCGAGCCGTTCTACACGGACTTCCTCGCCGGTGTGGAGGAGGAGCTCGACAGGTCCGGGGCGACCGTGCTGCTGCACGTCGTGCACGGCCTGGACGACGAGCTGGCGGCGTACCGGCGCTGGGCCCGCGACGGCCTGGTGGACGCGGTCGTGGCCGGCGACCTGGTCGAGGACGACCCGCGCGCCGCGTTCTGCGCGGACCTCGGGCTGCCGCTCGTGCTGATCGGCGGCGAGCCGGGCTGCGGGGCCTCGGTCGTCGACTACGACAACGGCGGCGCGATGCGGACCGCCGTGGCGTTCCTCGCCGACCTCGGCCACCGCCGGATCGGCCGGGTGTCCGGCCCTGCCCGCTACGCGCACACCCGGGCGCGCGACGCCGCGTTCGGTCCCGCGCTCGCCGAGCTGGGTGCGCAGGGCGTGCAGGCCGAGGGCGACTACGGCGAGGCCAGCGGTGCGGCAGCGACCCGCACGCTCCTGCAGGCACCGGAGCCGCCGACCGCGCTGGTGTACGACAACGACGTGATGGCGGTCGCCGGGCTGGCCGTGGCGGCCGAGCTGGGCGTGGACGTGCCCGGTCGGCTCTCCGTGCTCGCGTGGGACGACTCGGCGAACTGCCGCCTGTCCCACCCGCCCCTGTCGGTGGTCAGCCGGGACGTGCACGAGGTCGGTCAGGACACCGCCCGGCTGCTGCTGCGGCTGGCCGCCGGCGCGGCTCCCGAGGTGCTGACGACGCCCGGCGTGCGGGTCGTCGCGCGGGGCACCACGGGTCCGGCGCCGCGGGCCTGAGGGGCACGCGACGCCGGACCGGCCCGACCACCCGGACCACCCGGATGGGCGGGTCGGACGGTCAGCCGACGACCTCGGTGACGTGCAGCACGAGAGCCTGGGCCACCCACAGCATCGGGATCTGCAGCCCGACCGTGCCGAGCACCCGCCCGGGCAGGACGATCTCGCCGGCGCTGACCCACGGGGGCACGACCCACCCGAAGCGCGCGGTGCCGACCTCCTCACGCAGCCGTACGCGGTACAGCCGGTCGGGGTCGAGGCCGTGCAGCCGCACGCGCTCGGGGCGGGCGTCCTCGAGCGAGGCGACCGTCGCGATCGTCCACACACCCGCCTCGCGTCCGGGCGAGACGACACCCGTGACCCGCAGGGCGGGGTCGCGCACGTCGGCGTGCACCGCCGTGCCGTGGTGCAGCACGGGGCGCAGCTCGCGGTAGAGCGCGGCGAACCGCTGCAGCGTCGCGGTCTCCTCCTCCGTGCACGCGAGCACGTCCCACTCCAGGCCCGCGGAGCCCATGAGGGCCGTGGCCAGGCGGTACGACAGGTCGACGGTCCGCCCCGAGCTGTGCGCCTGCTCCGGGCCGACGTGCGCACCGACGAGCTCGGGCGGCAGCAGCAGGCCGGTCCATCGCTGGATGTCCTGCCGCTCGACGGCGTCGTTGGAGTCGCTGGCCCAGACCCGGTCGGTGACCTGCAGGATGCCCAGGTCGGTGCGCGCACCGCCCGAGGAGCAGGACTCGATCTCCAGCCCGGGGTGGGTCGCCTTGAGCTCGGCGATCAGCCGGTACGCGGCGAGGGTCTGCTCGTGCACCCCCGGTCGGCCGCCGTGCCGGGCGTCGACGAGGTCGCGGTTGTGGTCCCACTTGATGAAGTCGATGCCGAGCCGCTCGACGAGCGCGGCGATGGCGTCCCGCACGTGGGCGTAGGCCTCGGGGCGCGCCAGGTCCAGCACCCACTGCGTCCGCCAGGACAGGCCCTCGCGGGCGGGCACGTGCGCGGGGTCGTGCAGCAGCCAGTCGGGGTGCGCCCGGGCCAGGTCGGAGTCGAGGCACACCATCTCCGGCTCGAACCACAGCCCGAACTGCATGCCGAGCTCCTGCACCCGGTCGGCGAGCGGCTCGAGCCCGTCGGGCCAGACGCCGGTGTCCACGGTCCAGTCGCCGAGCCCGCGGGTGTCGTCGCGGCGGGCCGGGAACCAGCCGTCGTCGAGCACGAACCGCTCGACGCCGATGTGCGCGGCACGTTCGGCGAGCCGCAGCACGGTCGCGGGGTCGTGGTCGAAGTAGACCGCCTCCCACGTGTTGAGCACGAGCGGGCGGACGGTGCGCGGGTGCTGCGGCCGCGAGCGCAGGTACGCGTGGAACCGGGCGCTGATCCCGTCGAGCCCGGCGTCGCTCCACGCGAAGAATCCTGTGGGCGTGGCGTACGCCTGACCGGGGGCCAGCCGCACCTCGCCGGGGCGCAGCAGCTCGCCGACGCCGAGCAGCGTCGGCTGCTCGGGGAGCCGGTCGGTGCGGTAGGTCGCGTCGCCGCTCCAGCCGAGGTGCGCGGCCCACAGCTCGCCGTCACGGTCGCGGGGGTCGGCGGCGGACAGCGCCAGCAGCCACGGGTGGTCGTGCCCGGCCCGCCCGCGCCGGGTCTGCCGGACCACGGGTCCGCGCGGCAGCGGGCTCGTGGCGGGCACCTTCTCGCGGGCCCACCGGCCGGAGAACGTCGTGCAGCGGTCGGCGTGCGTGGGCACGGGCAGCGTCGTCTCGAGCCAGTGCACGCCGACGTCCTGGGTACCGTCGTTGGCAAGCTCGTGGCCGAGCGTCAGCAGTCCCCCGGGCTCGAGCCGCAGCCGCGTGGTGAGCGTCAGCCCGGCGGCCTGCGCGACGACCTCGACCGCGGTCGCACCGAGCTCGGGGCCCTCGAGCGTGGCTGCCGTTGTCGACCAGTCGACGACCAGGGGCGTCCCGTCGCGCTCGAGGAGCAGGCCCGGGCGACCGACCCAGCCGTCGGTCTCCTGCGGGAGCAGGCTCGGCTGCCACGCGGCGTCGAGCGTCGCGGGGGGCGTCTGACGGGCGACGGCGTCGGCGAGCGCAGCGAGGTCGGCCTCGTTCACCTCGCCGAGGTCCGCACCCCAGTGCAGCACGGCGGGCAGACCGGGGACGGTCAGGTCGAGGAGCACGGCGACGCCGTCGCGGCGCAGCAGGATCCGGTCGGCGGGAAGGGCAGGTCGCGAGGTCATGCGAGGTCCGTTCGGTGGGAGCGTGCAGGTGCGGGGCGAGCTCAGACGAGGGCGGGCAGGACCTCCCCTGCGCTCTCGCGCGCAGCAGGGCGGCCGAGCGGCGAGCGCAGGACGACGAGCGCCCCACCGACGGCCGCGGCGGCACCCACGTCGGTCGACAGCCGCACGCGCACGGGACGCAGCAGCCGAGCCAGGGCACCGCGTTCGACGGCCCGCTGCGCGAGGTCGACGTAGAGCGGGCCGGCGGTGGCGAACGCCGGCCCGGCCAGGACCACCGTGTCGAGGTCGAAGAGGTTCATGAGGGTCACCGCCGCCGTGCCGAGATGTCGCGCAGAGTCTTCCAGCAGGTGGCGCGCGTCCTGGTCACCGCGCGCCGCGGCCCGGGCGACGCGTTCGAAGTCGGCGAGCACGTCGTCGGCGTCGCCGCTCATGCGCAGCCGATCGCGCAGCCCCGGATCGGCGCCCGCCCGGGCGACCACGGCCGAGGGACCGGCCAGGGACTCGGTGCACCCGGCGTTGCCGCACGAGCACGCCGGTCCGCGCGGGTCGAGCGGGACGTGCCCGATCTCGACCGGGTTGGCCGTCCTGCCGCGGTACACCTCGGACCCGACGACCACGCCGCCGCCGATGCCGCTGGCCATGTAGAGCACGCCGAAGGTGTCCACGTCGAGCGAGCCGACCCACTGCTCCCCCACGGCGGCGGCGGTCGCGTCGTTCTCGAGCAGCACCGGCATCCCGAGCAGGTCGGCGAGCGTGGCGGTGAGCGGGAAGTCCTGCCAGGCCGGGGTCGGCTGGGGCGTGAGGATGACGCCGCGCTCGCGGTCCTGCGGCCCGTGGGTGACCAGGCCGACGCCGAGCACACGCGCGCGCGGGACGGCCGCGGAGGCGAGCAGGTCCTCGACGTGATCGGCGAGCGTGCGCAGGGTCTCCCCCGGTGCACCGCGCCCGACACCGCGCAGGCTGGTGGCCGCCACCCGGCGCCCGGCGAAGTCGGTGACGACGATCGCGCTGGTGCACCGGTCGAGCTGGACGCCGACGGCGTAGAGCGCCGTCCGGTCGAGCTCGAGCAGCCGCCGGGGCGTGCCGCCGCGGGAGCGTGCCCGCCCGACCTCGTGCACGAGGCCTTCGGCGATGAGGTCGCGGACGACGTTGGTGATCGTGGCGGCGGTGAAGCCCGACCGGCTGGCCAGCTCGACGCGGCTGATGGTGCCCGCCGTGCGGATCAGGTCGAGCACGAGGGCACCGGTGACGGGCCGGGAGGGCTGACCCACCGGCGTCACGGCCGGGACGGCCCGCACGTTCGGCACGGGCGGCGCCGGGGTGCTCGGTCGGTGCGGCAGACGGCTGGACATGCGTAGGTCCTCTCCTCGGGCCCTCTCGGGACGCAGCCGCGCGCGGGGCGCAGGTCACGGTCCGGACACGGTCGTCCACGAACTTCACCCGATAACTTGACGGACTAAATTTAGCAGAGCAAGAATCGGGTCCGCCCTCCCGCGGCCGCGGCGACGGGCACCGTCGACGTCGACCGCCACCCCGGCCGACGTGGGGAAAGGACCGAGGATGTTCCTGAGGACACGGCCAGGCAGGTATCGCACCGGCGGCGCACTCGTCGCAGGGATCGTCACGTCCACGCTGCTGCTCGCCGGCTGCACGGGCGGCAGCAGCAAGGACACGTCCACCTCGGACGCGTCCGGCGCGACGATCACCGTCTTCAACGGCTCGACCGGCACCATCACCGAGAACTTCAACCCGTTCAGCACCACGGCGCTGCAGCCGACGCTCGGTGTGATCTTCGAGCCGCTCTACTGGTACAACCTCGCCTCGGACGCCGACCCCACGCCCCTGCTGGCGACCGGCTACGAGTGGAACGCCGACGGCACGCAGCTGACGATCCACACCCGCGAGGGCGTCACGTGGAGCGACGGCGAGCCGTTCAGCGCCGCCGACGTCGCCTTCACGTTCAACCTGGTGGCCGACACGCCCGCGCTCAACACGACCGGTCTCGCCGCGACCGCCGAGGCCACCGACGCGAGCACCGTCGTCCTGACGTTCGCCGAGCCGTCCTTCATGCAGGAGCCGAACGTGCTCGGCAACCGCGCGATCGTGCCCGAGCACATCTGGAAGGACGTCGCCGACCCGGTCACCGAGATCAACTCCGAGCCCGTGGGCACCGGGGCGTTCAGCGTCGAGTCCTTCTCGTCGCAGAGCTACATGCTGCAGGCCAACCCGGGCTACTGGGGCGGCGAGCCCGCCGTCAAGCACGTGCGCTACGTCGCGCTCGACTCCGCCGACGCCGCGAGCGCCGCGCTCGTCGCCGGTGACGTGGACTGGATGAGCGCCTTCCTGCCCGGCCTCGACGACATCATCTCGACGAACCCGGACCTCGGGTACGTCAACACCCCTGCACTGACCGCCTCGATCTTCACCTGCTCCGACGCCGCCGCCGGCTGCGCCGGCCCGCAGACC
Coding sequences within:
- the purN gene encoding phosphoribosylglycinamide formyltransferase; protein product: MPPAAPTRTSGRVVVLVSGAGTNLAALLDVHDDATWGGRVVGVVSDRSGAGGLSLARAAGVPTAVVAPADFADRPAWDAALAEAIAVFRPDVVVSAGFMRILGAPVLQRFADRVVNTHPALLPAFPGAHGVRDALAYGARVTGCTVHVVDAGVDTGPIVAQAAVAVLDGDDEETLHERIKVVERALLVEWVGRIARGGLRVDGRRVVVPAGG
- a CDS encoding cell division protein PerM, encoding MSDTPPRTGATPAGGRAPRRVLSGDERRRAPFFTSAIDGAPRWIGGVLCAVQGALLSLLVLVVPAVVAYVATSADPSNEGVGWFRSVGVGAGLWLLGHGVPMDVGGTTVGLVPLGVSALAVFSCYASARRSGLATRAGFTAGVLAYVLVASLVALAVGVGGWRLMAALLGAAVVGAAGLGGGLLARPEAPTWRALTRPVWTRVPAPVRVGSAAGLLAVAVLVVVAAVLSSVWVLAGRATVTDLVRALNLDVIGGAVLAVTELAFVPNLVVWALSWVAGPGFAVGDGSRFAPAEVVAVPLPTIPMLGALPTPDAAGGAMAYAPVLVVMVGALVGWAVHRRLRVERVRDLFVALGSLALTAGALTLVLVRLASGPVGPGSMAVVGGAPWSVAGAVAAEVLVGALLLAVPGEPLVRSALRGGRRQVRPGATTGTTGVDPAGARDGAENDTRSETVPARD
- the sucD gene encoding succinate--CoA ligase subunit alpha, which translates into the protein MAIFLTETSKVIVQGMTGSEGQKHTTRMLASGTQVVGGVNPRKAGTSVTFPAGTGDGTVDVPVFGTVAEAIAETGADVSVIFVPPAHTKAAVIEAVDAGIPLAVIITEGVPVADTAEFFTYAQDKGVRLVGPNCPGLISPGKSNVGIIPADITGPGRIGLVSKSGTLTYQMMYELRDLGFSTAVGIGGDPIIGTTHIDALAAFEADPDTEVIVMIGEIGGDAEERAAAYIAEHVTKPVVGYVAGFTAPEGKTMGHAGAIVSGSSGTAQAKKEALEAAGVKVGKTPSETAALARALLS
- the sucC gene encoding ADP-forming succinate--CoA ligase subunit beta, translated to MDLFEYQARDIFEKHGVPVLGGVVATTPEEARAGAAQLLGGADGTGGVVVVKAQVKTGGRGKAGGVKLARSADEAAERAAEILGMDIKGHTVHRVMIAAGAQIAQEFYFSLLLDRAERRYLAMCSVEGGMEIEQLAVERPDALAKVAVDPRTGIDQAKADQIVAAAGFAPEIAGKVADVLQKLWLVYREEDATLVEVNPLVLTQDGEIVALDGKVTLDANADFRHADHAALEDKAAADPLEARAKEKDLNYVKLDGEVGIIGNGAGLVMSTLDVVAYAGEAHGGVKPANFLDIGGGASAEVMAAGLDIILTDPQVKSVFVNVFGGITACDAVANGIVAALEILGDEASKPLVVRLDGNNVLEGRRILAEAGHPLVTLADTMDGGADEAARLASVA
- a CDS encoding ROK family transcriptional regulator, coding for MPQAQGVPPGSRGDRRAGRSVSVSRRLVLDLVRTRAPISRVELAEATGLTQAAISHAVRALIDEGLLRETGVREYTGGKPRVMLTLDRLARCSVGIQLGADWIVVVVVDARGFVVARTRVRGARSRDPRDVVATLAEQVDVLLTAADVDRSAVVGVGLAVAGALDLDEGAVLVSRTLERWQRFPVRTALAEATGLPVVLDNDATAAAIGEFWSGRIPGSAAHCTIYMGASIGAGIVIAGSVYRGASSNTGPLGRMRLHRDHRSPGATVEDLAAPRAVAARARAAVAAGRSSIAQLSVDGDPFTDFAAVATAAVHGDPLSVALVEESAEYLADAAVAVANILDLDSLVLAGPSFTTAGSLYLTIVERRLEEEFFAAAKHRVRVSLSPQTADAAAVGAASLVLQEELAPRHLGAPGGRSGLSSAAL
- a CDS encoding LacI family DNA-binding transcriptional regulator, which codes for MTTRTGAGRAPRFGVALQPTVDDRGLEPFYTDFLAGVEEELDRSGATVLLHVVHGLDDELAAYRRWARDGLVDAVVAGDLVEDDPRAAFCADLGLPLVLIGGEPGCGASVVDYDNGGAMRTAVAFLADLGHRRIGRVSGPARYAHTRARDAAFGPALAELGAQGVQAEGDYGEASGAAATRTLLQAPEPPTALVYDNDVMAVAGLAVAAELGVDVPGRLSVLAWDDSANCRLSHPPLSVVSRDVHEVGQDTARLLLRLAAGAAPEVLTTPGVRVVARGTTGPAPRA